A window of the Cucurbita pepo subsp. pepo cultivar mu-cu-16 chromosome LG01, ASM280686v2, whole genome shotgun sequence genome harbors these coding sequences:
- the LOC111776980 gene encoding D-galacturonate reductase-like: protein MATVPMASLSNGQLIPVMGMGTMSAAGPEATRAAIVEAIRAGYRHFDTSYSYGTEKPLGEGIREALEAGVIKSRDELFITSKLSCGFADPPVVVDGIRGSLRNLGLEYVDMYLIHMPLKLNPQVRRIPVAKEDIFAMDLKGVWEGMEEGQRLGLTKAIGVSNFSPRRLQELLSFAQIPPVINQVEMSPLWHQNKLREFCKQKGIHITAYSPLGAVGTFWGHNKIVDSDVIAEIAKLKGKTSAQIALRWVYEKGVSIVAKSFDKERMRQNIDIFDWSLTEEESAKIDQLPQHKAVVFANIYGPHDVVLDLDAEL from the exons ATGGCAACGGTTCCGATGGCAAGTTTGAGCAACGGGCAGTTGATTCCGGTGATGGGGATGGGGACAATGTCGGCAGCGGGACCAGAGGCGACGAGAGCCGCCATCGTGGAGGCGATCCGGGCCGGGTATCGTCATTTCGACACGTCGTATTCGTACGGGACGGAGAAACCACTTGGGGAGGGGATCAGGGAGGCGTTGGAGGCTGGAGTTATAAAGTCCAGAGACGAGCTGTTCATTACCTCCAAGCTGTCTTGTGGTTTTGCTGATCCGCCTGTTGTTGTCGATGGGATTAGGGGCAGCCTCAG GAACTTGGGATTGGAGTATGTGGACATGTATCTGATCCACATGCCATTGAAGCTGAATCCTCAAGTGCGTCGAATCCCAGTCGCAAAGGAGGACATTTTTGCGATGGATCTCAAAGGGGTTTGGGAGGGAATGGAAGAAGGCCAAAGGCTGGGCCTCACCAAAGCCATCGGCGTCAGCAATTTCTCTCCCAGAAGGCTTCAAGAACTGCTTTCCTTTGCCCAAATACCCCCAGTGATCAATCAA GTGGAGATGAGCCCACTTTGGCATCAGAACAAACTAAGGGAGTTTTGTAAACAGAAAGGCATTCATATAACAGCCTATTCTCCTCTGGGTGCCGTCGGGACATTCTGGGGCCATAATAAAATTGTGGATTCTGATGTTATAGCTGAAATAGCCAAGCTTAAGGGGAAAACGAGTGCTCAG attGCATTGAGATGGGTTTATGAGAAAGGGGTGAGCATAGTGGCAAAGAGCTTCGACAAGGAGAGAATGAGACAGAACATTGACATCTTTGACTGGTCGTTGACCGAGGAGGAATCGGCTAAGATCGATCAACTTCCTCAGCACAAAGCTGTTGTGTTCGCCAATATTTATGGGCCTCATGACGTGGTACTCGACCTTGACGCAGAGCTTTGA